Proteins from a genomic interval of Gordonia sp. SL306:
- a CDS encoding stealth family protein: MVEDLLFLRDVLDRAEIGYLLVRGNDERPVLAIDWALRKRFRSALATACADHPFYAKTVGAGRARPVLVADGALSTHRKARVFRLFRPRVHLASGMTFGAATGVQIELWTTAGDDLLLPVANSLTRRTVSSREAVRSEVERFGRTWPTFEKMFAHQASDVTFDIDLVFSWVDGSSQEWQAQRAKRMQSHVVGEGDDSEARFRQIDELRYALRSVHMYAPWIRRIFIATDSPKPAWLSDDPRVTFVRSEEFFADPSVLPTHNSQAVESQLHRIPGLAEHFLYSNDDMFFGRSVSPQMFFSPGGVSMFIEAPIRIGLGSNNDQRSGFENSARVNRGLLRDRFGLVTTRHLEHAATPLRKSVMAEMEAKFPAEFAATAASTFRAETNISVTNSLYHYYALMSGRAVVQRSAKVKYVDTTSKSGLRQMDSLLTKRSMDFFCLNDGSTPDVDLDVRATKVTHFLQNYFPIPAPWEDV; encoded by the coding sequence ATGGTCGAGGATCTTCTCTTCCTGCGTGACGTCCTCGACCGGGCCGAGATCGGCTACTTGCTGGTTCGCGGGAACGATGAACGTCCCGTGCTGGCGATCGACTGGGCGCTGCGCAAGCGCTTCAGGTCGGCGTTGGCCACAGCGTGCGCGGATCATCCGTTCTATGCCAAGACCGTGGGTGCGGGACGGGCCAGGCCGGTCCTCGTCGCCGACGGCGCGTTGTCGACGCACCGCAAAGCCCGCGTGTTCCGCCTGTTCCGCCCACGCGTCCACCTCGCCAGCGGCATGACGTTCGGAGCGGCGACCGGAGTGCAGATCGAATTGTGGACGACGGCAGGCGACGATCTCCTGTTGCCCGTGGCCAATTCGTTGACACGACGAACGGTCTCGTCACGGGAGGCGGTACGCAGCGAGGTCGAGAGGTTCGGGCGCACGTGGCCGACATTCGAGAAGATGTTCGCCCACCAGGCCTCCGACGTCACGTTCGACATCGATCTGGTGTTCTCCTGGGTGGACGGGTCCTCGCAGGAATGGCAGGCTCAGCGCGCCAAGAGGATGCAGAGCCACGTGGTCGGCGAGGGTGACGATTCCGAGGCCCGGTTCCGCCAGATCGACGAGTTGCGGTATGCGCTGCGCAGTGTCCACATGTACGCCCCGTGGATCCGGAGGATCTTCATCGCCACGGACTCACCGAAACCTGCATGGCTTTCCGATGATCCGCGGGTGACGTTCGTGCGCAGTGAGGAGTTCTTCGCAGATCCGTCGGTCCTGCCGACCCACAATTCGCAGGCGGTCGAGTCACAGTTGCACCGCATTCCCGGTCTCGCCGAACACTTCCTGTACTCCAACGACGACATGTTCTTCGGTCGTTCCGTGAGCCCGCAGATGTTCTTCTCCCCCGGCGGAGTGAGCATGTTCATCGAGGCACCGATCCGAATCGGACTGGGCTCCAACAACGATCAGCGCAGCGGATTCGAGAATTCGGCGCGGGTGAATCGCGGGCTCCTCAGAGATCGGTTCGGCCTGGTCACCACCCGCCATCTCGAGCATGCGGCGACGCCCCTGCGCAAGAGCGTGATGGCGGAGATGGAGGCCAAGTTCCCGGCCGAGTTCGCGGCCACCGCGGCCAGCACCTTTCGGGCGGAGACCAACATCTCGGTCACCAACTCTCTCTATCACTATTACGCGCTCATGAGCGGCCGCGCGGTGGTGCAGCGCTCAGCCAAGGTCAAATACGTCGACACCACGTCGAAATCCGGCCTCCGACAGATGGATTCACTCCTGACGAAGCGGTCGATGGACTTCTTCTGCCTCAACGACGGCAGCACACCCGATGTCGACCTGGACGTGCGCGCCACGAAGGTCACCCACTTCTTGCAGAACTACTTCCCGATCCCGGCACCCTGGGAAGACGTCTGA